The proteins below come from a single Mycolicibacterium sp. TY81 genomic window:
- a CDS encoding transposase: MTASRSSSGASSSPRLRRAAYRGVHLVISDAHAGLKVAVAQQFTNSSWQRCRVHFMRNLHTAVSAKHAPAVTAAVKTIFAHTEPDEVAAQWDRVADTLAASFPKVAAMMGEAKTDVLAFTAFPKAHWQKIWSNNPIERLNKEIKRRADVVEIFPNPAAFLRLATAVVIESHDEWQVTRRYLSDVSMDELRAVIAAKHAAAALAKQHQIA, from the coding sequence GTGACAGCGAGTCGTTCGAGTTCTGGCGCGAGTTCCTCGCCTCGCTTAAGGCGCGCGGCCTATCGGGGGGTGCACCTGGTCATCTCCGATGCGCACGCTGGGTTGAAAGTCGCTGTGGCACAGCAGTTCACGAACTCATCGTGGCAGCGGTGCCGGGTGCATTTCATGCGGAACCTGCATACCGCGGTATCGGCCAAACACGCCCCGGCGGTTACCGCGGCGGTCAAGACCATCTTCGCTCACACCGAACCCGACGAGGTCGCCGCGCAGTGGGACCGGGTCGCCGACACCCTGGCCGCGTCGTTCCCGAAGGTGGCCGCGATGATGGGCGAGGCCAAGACCGACGTGTTGGCGTTCACTGCGTTCCCGAAGGCGCATTGGCAGAAGATCTGGTCGAATAATCCGATAGAGCGTCTGAATAAAGAGATCAAGCGTCGGGCCGATGTCGTGGAGATCTTCCCCAATCCGGCGGCGTTCCTTCGCCTGGCCACCGCGGTGGTCATCGAATCCCACGACGAGTGGCAGGTCACCCGCCGCTACCTCTCCGATGTCTCCATGGACGAACTACGCGCCGTGATCGCCGCCAAACACGCCGCGGCAGCACTTGCCAAACAACACCAAATCGCCTAG
- a CDS encoding M13 family metallopeptidase, translated as MTLEATSPRSGIDLSYLDPDARPQDDLFGHVNGRWLTDYDIPADRATDGAFRLLADRAEEQVRDIITNASGAPNTDAQRIGDLYASFMDTERVAAVGLAPLRAELALIADAATPEALATVLGGLQRTGVGGGAGAYVDTDSKDSTRYLLHFTQSGLGLPDESYYREPAHAAVLAAYPQHIARMLSLVFGGDQTETAARIVALETKLAAAHWDVVKRRDADLSYNLRRFADLADEAPGFDWDGWLAAVGASADVVTEVVVRQPDFLVAFAALWASEPLEDWKAWLSWRVISGRAPILTDDLVAENFDFYGRTLSGTEAIRDRWKRGVGLVESLMGDAVGKLYVDRHFPPSHKARMDELVANLREAYRVSITNLEWMTPETRQRALAKLDKFTPKIGYPARWRDYSNLVIDAGDLYGNYLRGQAVEHDRELAKLGSEVDRDEWFMTPQTVNAYYNPGMNEIVFPAAILQPPFFDAEADDAANYGGIGAVIGHEIGHGFDDQGAKYDGDGNLVDWWTDSDRAEFGLRTKALIEQYEAFTPRALDAGHHVNGAFTVGENIGDLGGLSIALLAYELSLGGKEAPVIDGLTGVQRVYFGWAQVWRTKSRDAEAIRRLAVDPHSPPEFRCNGVIRNIDSFYEAFDVTTTDELYLDPAERVRIWN; from the coding sequence GTGACTCTCGAAGCTACCTCGCCCCGATCCGGTATCGACCTGAGCTACCTCGACCCCGACGCCCGCCCGCAGGACGACCTGTTCGGTCACGTCAACGGCCGCTGGCTCACCGACTACGACATCCCGGCCGACCGCGCCACCGACGGCGCCTTCCGCCTGCTGGCCGACCGTGCCGAGGAGCAGGTGCGCGACATCATCACCAACGCATCCGGCGCGCCGAACACCGATGCACAGCGCATCGGCGACCTCTACGCGAGCTTCATGGACACCGAGCGGGTGGCCGCCGTGGGCCTGGCGCCGCTGCGGGCCGAGCTGGCTCTCATCGCCGACGCTGCTACCCCAGAAGCGCTGGCCACCGTGCTCGGCGGGCTGCAGCGCACCGGCGTCGGCGGGGGCGCCGGCGCGTACGTCGACACCGACTCCAAGGATTCGACGCGGTACCTGCTGCACTTCACGCAGTCCGGGCTCGGCCTGCCCGACGAGTCCTACTACCGCGAGCCGGCACACGCGGCGGTGCTGGCGGCCTACCCGCAGCACATCGCCCGCATGCTGAGCCTGGTCTTCGGCGGCGACCAGACCGAGACCGCGGCCCGCATCGTCGCGCTGGAGACCAAGCTGGCCGCGGCGCACTGGGATGTGGTCAAGCGCCGCGACGCGGACCTGAGCTACAACCTGCGGCGGTTCGCCGATCTGGCCGACGAAGCGCCCGGTTTCGACTGGGACGGCTGGCTGGCGGCGGTCGGCGCGTCGGCCGATGTGGTCACCGAAGTCGTGGTGCGGCAACCCGATTTCCTCGTCGCCTTCGCGGCGCTGTGGGCGTCCGAGCCGCTCGAGGACTGGAAGGCGTGGTTGAGCTGGCGCGTGATCAGCGGCCGCGCCCCGATCCTGACCGACGACCTGGTGGCGGAGAACTTCGACTTCTACGGCCGCACCCTGTCGGGCACCGAGGCGATCCGGGACCGCTGGAAGCGCGGCGTCGGCCTGGTCGAGAGCCTGATGGGTGACGCCGTCGGCAAGCTCTACGTGGACCGGCACTTCCCGCCGTCCCACAAGGCGCGGATGGATGAGCTGGTGGCCAATCTGCGCGAGGCCTACCGCGTCAGCATCACCAACCTCGAGTGGATGACGCCCGAGACCCGGCAGCGCGCGCTGGCCAAGCTGGACAAGTTCACCCCGAAGATCGGCTACCCGGCACGCTGGCGGGACTACTCGAATCTGGTGATCGACGCCGGCGACCTGTACGGCAACTACCTGCGGGGCCAGGCCGTCGAGCACGATCGCGAGCTGGCCAAGCTGGGCAGCGAAGTGGACCGCGACGAGTGGTTCATGACGCCGCAGACGGTGAACGCCTACTACAACCCGGGCATGAACGAGATCGTCTTCCCCGCGGCCATTCTGCAGCCGCCGTTCTTCGACGCCGAGGCCGACGACGCCGCCAACTACGGCGGTATCGGCGCGGTGATCGGGCACGAGATCGGGCACGGCTTCGACGACCAGGGCGCCAAGTACGACGGCGACGGCAACCTCGTCGACTGGTGGACCGACTCCGACCGCGCCGAATTCGGTTTGCGGACAAAGGCTCTCATCGAGCAGTACGAGGCCTTCACGCCGCGGGCGCTGGACGCGGGCCACCACGTCAACGGTGCCTTCACCGTCGGCGAGAACATCGGCGATCTGGGTGGGCTGTCCATCGCGCTGCTGGCCTACGAGCTGTCACTGGGCGGCAAGGAGGCGCCCGTCATCGACGGGCTGACCGGTGTCCAGCGCGTCTACTTCGGCTGGGCGCAGGTGTGGCGCACCAAATCCCGTGACGCGGAAGCCATTCGGCGCCTGGCCGTCGACCCGCATTCGCCGCCGGAGTTCCGGTGCAACGGCGTGATCCGGAACATCGACTCGTTCTACGAGGCGTTCGACGTCACCACGACCGACGAGCTGTACCTGGACCCCGCCGAGCGCGTGCGCATCTGGAATTAG
- a CDS encoding regulator: MSTDVSDPPAAGTPKPALSIPWWTRGDTNAFFGLGFNILVNVLTLTGLMIGVVKVPAGDVLGTILPALGVALILGNLYYTFLARRLARRENRTDVTALPYGPSVPHMFIVVFVVMLPVYLHTKDAMRAWQAGLAWAFMIGIIVMIGAFVGPYIRKLTPRAAMLGTLAGISITFISMRPAAQMWEAAWIGLPVLAIILIGFFTDVKLPFGIPTGLAALLVGTAIGWIGGFMSAPDVAKAVSDVAIGLPDLRIGMLLSGLSHLAPLLGTAIPLGVYNFTEAMSNVESASAAGDNYNLRSVLLADGAGAVIGSAFGSPFPPAVYIGHPGWKDAGGRAGYSLASGVLIGAFCFLGLFGVLDALLPVPAIVPILLYIGLLIGAQAFQAVPRLHAVAVVAALLPNLAQWAGGLVDNALNAAGTSAAAVGLDKLNGAGVVYQGLQTLGEGAVLVGLILGTMVTFILEKKFLYAAIASVVGAALSFIGLIHAPEVAWAANPQVALGYLFFGLVCAAYSRLPGADQPVTVDESDVVAGH; encoded by the coding sequence ATGTCCACCGACGTCTCCGATCCCCCGGCCGCCGGCACCCCAAAGCCGGCCCTGTCCATTCCGTGGTGGACGCGTGGCGACACCAACGCGTTCTTCGGGCTGGGGTTCAACATCCTGGTCAACGTCCTGACGCTGACGGGTCTCATGATCGGCGTCGTCAAGGTCCCCGCCGGTGACGTACTCGGCACGATCCTGCCCGCGCTCGGGGTGGCGCTGATCCTCGGCAACCTCTACTACACGTTCCTGGCCCGCCGCCTCGCGCGGCGCGAAAACCGCACGGACGTCACGGCTTTGCCGTACGGCCCGAGCGTGCCGCACATGTTCATCGTGGTGTTCGTGGTGATGCTGCCGGTCTACCTGCACACCAAGGATGCGATGCGGGCCTGGCAGGCGGGGCTGGCGTGGGCCTTCATGATCGGCATCATCGTGATGATCGGTGCGTTCGTCGGCCCCTACATCCGCAAACTGACACCGCGGGCGGCCATGCTCGGGACGCTGGCCGGCATCTCCATCACGTTCATCTCGATGCGGCCGGCGGCCCAGATGTGGGAGGCGGCCTGGATCGGACTGCCGGTGCTGGCGATCATCCTGATCGGGTTCTTCACCGACGTGAAGCTGCCGTTCGGCATCCCGACCGGACTTGCGGCACTGCTCGTCGGTACCGCCATCGGCTGGATCGGCGGGTTCATGTCGGCGCCCGATGTCGCCAAGGCGGTGTCCGACGTCGCGATCGGGCTCCCCGACCTGCGGATCGGCATGCTGCTCTCGGGCCTGTCGCATCTGGCCCCGCTGCTGGGGACCGCCATACCGCTCGGCGTCTACAACTTCACCGAGGCGATGAGCAACGTCGAGAGCGCGTCCGCCGCCGGCGACAACTACAACCTGCGCAGCGTGCTGCTGGCCGACGGCGCGGGCGCGGTGATCGGCTCGGCCTTCGGCTCGCCGTTCCCGCCTGCCGTCTACATCGGCCACCCCGGCTGGAAGGACGCCGGCGGCCGGGCCGGGTATTCGCTGGCCAGTGGCGTGCTGATCGGGGCCTTCTGCTTCCTGGGCCTGTTCGGCGTGCTCGACGCGCTGTTGCCGGTGCCCGCGATCGTGCCGATCCTGCTCTACATCGGTCTGCTGATCGGCGCGCAGGCCTTCCAGGCCGTGCCGCGCCTGCATGCCGTCGCTGTCGTCGCGGCGCTGCTGCCCAACCTCGCGCAATGGGCCGGCGGCCTCGTCGACAACGCGCTCAACGCCGCCGGCACGTCGGCCGCGGCGGTGGGTCTGGACAAACTCAACGGCGCGGGCGTGGTCTACCAGGGGCTCCAGACGCTCGGCGAGGGCGCGGTGCTGGTCGGCCTGATCCTGGGCACCATGGTGACCTTCATCCTGGAGAAGAAGTTCCTCTACGCGGCCATTGCGTCGGTCGTCGGTGCGGCGTTGTCCTTCATCGGTCTGATCCACGCACCCGAGGTGGCGTGGGCGGCCAATCCACAGGTCGCCCTGGGCTATCTGTTCTTCGGCCTGGTGTGCGCCGCGTACTCGCGGTTACCCGGCGCCGATCAACCGGTCACGGTCGACGAGTCGGACGTCGTCGCCGGGCACTAG
- a CDS encoding metal-sensitive transcriptional regulator gives MTADESDVAVAGHPEAQHGYSPNKDNYAKRLRRVEGQVRGIAKMIDEDKYCIDVLTQISAVNSALQSVALALLDEHLGHCVSHAVAVGGDEAEQKLAEASAAIARLVRS, from the coding sequence ATGACGGCAGACGAGTCGGACGTTGCGGTGGCGGGTCACCCTGAGGCCCAACACGGCTATTCGCCGAACAAGGACAACTACGCCAAGCGGCTGCGGCGCGTCGAGGGACAGGTCCGCGGCATCGCCAAGATGATCGACGAGGACAAGTACTGCATCGATGTGTTGACGCAGATCAGCGCGGTGAACAGCGCGCTGCAGTCGGTCGCGCTGGCGCTGCTCGATGAGCACCTGGGGCACTGCGTGAGCCACGCGGTGGCTGTCGGCGGCGACGAGGCCGAGCAGAAGCTGGCCGAGGCCTCCGCGGCGATCGCGCGGCTCGTCCGGTCCTGA
- a CDS encoding allophanate hydrolase, translating into MGSDVHGFAAGPTIGPSVAEILDSHAAGTGSPVKTAARVADAIAARGDDGTWLSVVPREELLAAAAEIENRPGARTLPLYGVPFGVKDSIDVAGVPTTLSCPDYAYVAERTAPAVQRLLDAGALYVGKTNLDQFATGLNGTRTPYTVPRSVYGGGLISGGSSSGSALAVALGQVPFAVATDTAGSGRVPAALNGVVGFKPSRGLISTVGLVPACKSLDCLSVMAGCIDDVDRVFDVMAGRDDADAWSRDRGPRRGGGPIRVGLPPIAELEFFGDDAMRAAHLSFREHLERLAVIVEVSLAPFLAAGALLYQGPWVAERLVEFGDFLARQPDSIHPVVRDIFRSGLNYTAVDAFAALQKLQELKAEVGRLWQSMDILVVPTIGTTFTVEQVQANPIDCNTMLGHYTHFGNLLDLLGVAVPLGVTGDGRPYSAMLLGNALSDDTALTLAARILDEPRTTTEVAAAPVTELA; encoded by the coding sequence ATGGGTTCTGATGTGCACGGGTTCGCCGCTGGTCCGACCATCGGCCCGTCGGTGGCCGAAATCCTCGATTCGCACGCCGCCGGCACCGGCTCTCCGGTCAAGACCGCGGCCCGCGTGGCCGACGCCATCGCCGCCCGCGGGGATGACGGCACCTGGCTGTCCGTCGTGCCGCGCGAGGAGCTGTTGGCGGCCGCGGCGGAGATCGAGAACCGGCCCGGCGCCCGCACACTGCCGCTGTACGGCGTGCCGTTCGGTGTGAAGGACAGCATCGACGTCGCCGGCGTGCCCACGACCCTGTCCTGCCCCGACTACGCGTACGTCGCCGAGCGAACCGCACCGGCCGTGCAACGCCTGCTCGACGCGGGCGCGCTCTATGTCGGCAAGACCAACCTCGACCAGTTCGCGACGGGTCTCAACGGCACCCGGACGCCCTATACGGTGCCGCGCAGCGTCTACGGCGGTGGTCTCATCTCGGGCGGGTCCAGTTCGGGCTCCGCGCTGGCGGTCGCGCTGGGCCAGGTGCCGTTCGCGGTGGCCACCGACACAGCCGGGTCCGGCCGGGTCCCCGCCGCCCTCAACGGCGTGGTCGGTTTCAAACCGTCCCGCGGACTGATCAGCACTGTCGGACTGGTACCGGCGTGCAAGTCGCTGGACTGCCTCAGCGTGATGGCGGGCTGCATCGACGACGTGGACCGGGTGTTCGACGTGATGGCCGGCCGCGACGACGCCGACGCGTGGTCGCGCGACCGGGGACCGCGCCGCGGCGGCGGGCCGATCCGGGTCGGCCTACCGCCGATCGCCGAACTGGAATTCTTCGGCGACGACGCCATGCGCGCAGCGCATCTGAGTTTCCGCGAACACCTCGAGCGCCTGGCCGTCATCGTCGAGGTGTCACTGGCGCCGTTCCTCGCCGCGGGAGCCCTGCTCTATCAGGGCCCGTGGGTGGCCGAGCGGCTCGTCGAGTTCGGTGATTTCCTTGCCCGACAACCTGATTCGATCCACCCCGTGGTGCGCGACATCTTCCGCAGCGGCCTGAACTACACCGCGGTGGACGCGTTCGCCGCCCTGCAGAAGCTGCAAGAGCTCAAGGCCGAGGTGGGACGACTCTGGCAGTCCATGGACATCCTGGTGGTGCCGACCATCGGGACCACCTTCACCGTCGAGCAGGTGCAGGCCAACCCGATCGATTGCAACACGATGCTGGGCCACTACACGCACTTCGGCAATCTGCTCGATCTCCTGGGCGTCGCGGTCCCGCTCGGCGTGACCGGTGACGGCCGTCCGTACAGCGCGATGCTGCTGGGCAACGCCCTGTCGGACGACACCGCGCTGACGCTGGCCGCGCGCATCCTCGACGAGCCCCGCACGACAACCGAGGTCGCCGCGGCGCCCGTCACGGAGCTCGCATGA
- a CDS encoding thiamine-binding protein, with protein sequence MIVAFSVSPMGGDESGGVAAAVAAAVRVVRESGLPNETNAMFTNIEGEWDEVMAVVKRAVDAVAAVSPRVSLVLKADIRPGYTGQLTAKVQRIEDELGT encoded by the coding sequence GTGATTGTTGCCTTCAGCGTCAGCCCGATGGGTGGTGACGAGTCCGGCGGCGTCGCCGCGGCCGTCGCCGCAGCCGTGCGGGTGGTGCGCGAGTCCGGCCTGCCCAACGAGACCAACGCGATGTTCACGAACATCGAAGGTGAGTGGGACGAGGTGATGGCCGTCGTCAAGCGGGCCGTGGACGCCGTGGCTGCGGTGTCCCCGCGGGTCAGCCTGGTCCTCAAGGCCGACATCCGGCCCGGCTACACCGGCCAGCTGACCGCGAAGGTCCAGCGCATCGAGGACGAACTCGGCACGTAG
- the ilvD gene encoding dihydroxy-acid dehydratase — MSADQPDIKPRSRDVTDGLEKTAARGMLRAVGMGDDDWGKPQIGVGSSWNEITPCNMSLQRLAQSVKEGVHAAGGYPLEFGTISVSDGISMGHEGMHFSLVSREVIADSVETVMQAERLDGSVLLAGCDKSIPGMLMAAARLNLASVFFYNGSIMPGVAKLTDGTEKEVTIIDAFEAVGACARGLMSREDVDIIERAICPGEGACGGMYTANTMASAAEALGMSLPGSASPVAIDKRRDEFARKSGEAVVEMLRRGITARDILTKEAFENAIAVVMAFGGSTNAVLHLLAIAREAEVELTLADFTRIGNKVPHLADVKPFGRHVMKDVDEIGGVPVVMRALLDAGLLHGDCLTVTGKTMAENLAHIAPPDPDGKVLRAMNNPIHPTGGITILHGSLAPEGAVVKSAGFESDVFEGTARVFERERAALDALEDGTITHGDVVVIRYEGPKGGPGMREMLAITGAIKGAGLGKDVLLMTDGRFSGGTTGLCVGHIAPEAVDGGPIAFVRDGDRIRLDVANGKLDLLVDEAELASRREGFEPLPPRYKTGVLAKYTKLVQSAAVGAVCT, encoded by the coding sequence ATGTCTGCTGATCAGCCCGATATCAAGCCCCGCAGTCGCGACGTCACCGACGGTCTCGAGAAAACCGCAGCCCGCGGCATGCTGCGCGCGGTAGGCATGGGTGACGACGACTGGGGCAAGCCGCAGATCGGCGTCGGGTCGTCGTGGAACGAGATCACCCCCTGCAACATGTCGCTGCAGCGGCTGGCGCAGTCGGTCAAGGAGGGCGTGCACGCCGCCGGCGGTTACCCGCTGGAGTTCGGCACCATCTCCGTCTCCGACGGCATCTCGATGGGCCATGAGGGCATGCACTTCTCGCTGGTGTCGCGCGAGGTCATCGCCGACAGCGTCGAGACGGTCATGCAGGCCGAGCGCCTGGACGGCTCGGTGCTGCTCGCCGGTTGCGACAAGTCGATCCCCGGCATGCTGATGGCGGCCGCCCGGCTGAATCTCGCGAGCGTCTTCTTCTACAACGGCTCGATCATGCCGGGCGTCGCGAAGCTGACCGACGGCACCGAGAAGGAAGTCACCATCATCGACGCCTTCGAGGCGGTCGGTGCGTGCGCCCGCGGGCTGATGTCCCGCGAGGACGTCGACATCATCGAACGCGCCATCTGTCCGGGCGAGGGCGCCTGTGGCGGTATGTACACCGCCAACACCATGGCGTCGGCGGCCGAGGCCCTCGGTATGTCGTTGCCGGGCAGCGCTTCTCCCGTCGCCATCGACAAGCGCCGCGACGAGTTCGCCCGCAAGTCCGGCGAGGCCGTCGTCGAGATGCTGCGCCGCGGCATCACCGCGCGCGACATCCTGACCAAGGAGGCGTTCGAGAACGCCATCGCCGTCGTCATGGCGTTCGGCGGCTCCACCAACGCGGTGCTGCACCTGCTGGCCATCGCCCGCGAGGCCGAGGTCGAACTGACCCTCGCCGACTTCACCCGCATCGGCAACAAGGTGCCGCACCTGGCCGACGTGAAACCCTTCGGCCGCCACGTGATGAAGGACGTCGACGAGATCGGCGGCGTGCCCGTCGTCATGCGCGCCCTGCTGGATGCCGGTCTGCTGCACGGTGATTGCCTCACCGTCACCGGCAAGACCATGGCCGAGAACCTCGCCCACATCGCGCCGCCCGACCCGGACGGCAAGGTGCTGCGCGCGATGAACAACCCGATCCACCCGACGGGCGGCATCACCATCCTGCACGGCTCGCTGGCCCCCGAGGGCGCCGTCGTGAAGTCGGCCGGCTTCGAGTCCGACGTTTTCGAGGGCACCGCAAGGGTTTTCGAGCGCGAGCGGGCCGCCCTCGACGCGCTGGAGGACGGCACCATCACGCACGGCGACGTCGTCGTCATCCGCTATGAGGGCCCCAAGGGCGGCCCGGGTATGCGCGAGATGCTGGCCATCACCGGCGCCATCAAGGGCGCCGGCCTGGGCAAGGACGTGCTGCTGATGACCGACGGCCGCTTCTCGGGTGGGACGACGGGCCTGTGCGTCGGGCACATCGCGCCGGAGGCCGTCGACGGCGGCCCCATCGCGTTCGTGCGCGACGGTGACCGCATCCGCCTCGACGTCGCCAACGGCAAGCTGGACCTGCTCGTCGACGAGGCCGAATTGGCTTCGCGCCGTGAAGGTTTCGAGCCGCTGCCGCCGCGCTACAAGACTGGCGTGCTGGCCAAGTACACCAAGCTGGTCCAGTCCGCCGCCGTCGGCGCCGTCTGCACCTAG
- a CDS encoding cysteine hydrolase family protein, with protein sequence MTTVAVPAAPTPFTLIAGQTALIVIDMQRDFLLPGGFGESLGNDVDQLLKVVPPLAALLAAARAAGVMVIHTREGHEPDLSDCPPAKLNRGAPSKRIGDPGKYGRILIRGEYGHDIVDELAPIDGELVIDKPGKGAFYATGLQDALTAAGITQLLVTGVTTEVCVHTTTREANDRGYECLVVSDCVGSYFPEFQRVGLEMIAAQGGIFGWVADTAAVIPALQQLGAPSPSAV encoded by the coding sequence ATGACGACTGTCGCGGTACCGGCCGCACCGACTCCGTTCACGCTCATCGCGGGTCAGACGGCGCTGATCGTCATCGACATGCAACGCGATTTCCTGCTGCCCGGCGGCTTCGGCGAGAGCCTCGGCAACGACGTCGACCAGCTGCTCAAGGTGGTGCCACCGCTGGCGGCGTTGCTCGCCGCGGCCCGTGCCGCCGGGGTCATGGTCATCCACACCCGCGAGGGCCACGAACCAGACCTGTCGGACTGCCCGCCCGCCAAGCTCAATCGCGGTGCGCCGTCGAAACGGATCGGGGATCCCGGCAAGTACGGCCGCATCCTGATCCGCGGTGAGTACGGCCACGACATCGTCGACGAGCTGGCCCCGATCGACGGCGAGTTGGTGATCGACAAGCCGGGCAAGGGCGCGTTCTACGCCACCGGGCTGCAGGACGCGCTGACCGCTGCGGGCATCACGCAACTGCTCGTCACCGGCGTCACCACCGAGGTGTGCGTGCACACCACCACCCGCGAAGCCAATGACCGCGGCTACGAGTGCCTGGTCGTATCCGATTGCGTCGGTTCATATTTCCCGGAGTTCCAGCGGGTGGGCCTGGAGATGATCGCCGCGCAGGGCGGCATTTTCGGCTGGGTCGCGGACACCGCGGCGGTCATTCCCGCGCTGCAACAACTCGGCGCCCCGTCACCTTCTGCGGTCTAG
- a CDS encoding L,D-transpeptidase family protein translates to MPQWNKSKLLTAVVAAGLVAGMTVATPSALADPDAPDPDVAAAPIDPGLPTEAPLPPPIPPAAEPVPAPAPVIPGAPIPGEPQPIPPGTPAGQNPTPFVGQPPFNPPTFNPVNGSMVGVAKPIYINFPRPIANKQMAQDAVHISSNPPVPGMFYWVTDTQLRWRPIAFWPANTVVNIDAAGTKSSFRTGDALVATADNATHQMTISRNGKVEKTFPMSMGKTGDETKNGTYYVLEKFPDIVMDSSTYGVPVNSPEGYKLKVQWAVRIDNSGAFVHSAPWSVSDQGKRNVSHGCINLAPDNAKWFYDQFGSGDPIVVKNSVGLYNYSDGAGDWQWGMQTPAATPTTGSGSGSGSGAGTR, encoded by the coding sequence ATGCCGCAGTGGAACAAGAGCAAGCTTCTGACCGCGGTCGTGGCGGCCGGACTGGTCGCCGGAATGACCGTCGCAACCCCGTCGGCACTGGCCGACCCGGATGCGCCGGACCCCGATGTGGCGGCGGCGCCCATCGATCCGGGTCTTCCCACTGAGGCACCCTTGCCACCGCCGATCCCGCCGGCTGCTGAACCGGTGCCGGCGCCTGCGCCCGTCATCCCGGGCGCCCCGATCCCCGGCGAACCCCAGCCGATCCCGCCAGGTACTCCGGCAGGCCAGAACCCGACCCCGTTCGTCGGTCAGCCGCCGTTCAACCCGCCGACCTTCAACCCGGTGAATGGGTCCATGGTGGGTGTGGCCAAGCCGATCTACATCAACTTCCCGCGGCCCATCGCCAACAAGCAGATGGCGCAGGACGCCGTGCACATCTCGTCGAACCCGCCGGTGCCCGGCATGTTCTATTGGGTGACCGACACCCAGCTGCGCTGGCGGCCCATCGCCTTCTGGCCGGCCAACACCGTCGTCAACATCGACGCCGCGGGCACCAAGTCCAGCTTCCGCACCGGTGACGCGCTGGTCGCCACCGCCGACAACGCGACGCACCAGATGACCATCAGCCGTAACGGCAAGGTCGAGAAGACGTTCCCGATGTCCATGGGCAAGACCGGCGACGAGACCAAGAACGGCACCTACTACGTGCTGGAGAAGTTCCCGGACATCGTGATGGACTCGTCGACCTACGGCGTCCCCGTCAACTCCCCCGAGGGCTACAAGCTGAAGGTGCAGTGGGCCGTCCGCATCGACAACAGCGGCGCGTTCGTGCACAGCGCCCCGTGGTCGGTGTCCGACCAGGGCAAGCGCAACGTCAGCCACGGCTGCATCAACCTGGCGCCCGACAACGCCAAGTGGTTCTACGACCAGTTCGGCAGCGGTGACCCGATCGTCGTGAAGAACTCGGTCGGTCTCTACAACTACTCCGACGGCGCGGGCGACTGGCAGTGGGGCATGCAGACCCCGGCCGCGACGCCGACCACGGGCAGCGGCTCGGGTTCGGGTTCGGGCGCCGGCACGCGCTGA
- a CDS encoding helix-turn-helix transcriptional regulator: protein MTLTSEVRDTPSGADGPGKSTAAGTNGAPTVAFPAQAPGEKPVEFWSTSAIRAALENDDLAVWQRIVVAIKRDPFGRTARQVEEILATSNPYGISKALAEVLARARTQLEANECAEVARQIRLLMERSGLSETEFASRIGVGAQELSAYTAGTTSPSAALLVRMRRLSDRFARMRSARS from the coding sequence GTGACGTTGACATCCGAAGTGAGGGACACCCCTTCTGGTGCCGACGGTCCCGGTAAGTCCACCGCCGCCGGCACCAACGGGGCGCCCACCGTCGCGTTCCCGGCACAGGCCCCCGGCGAGAAGCCCGTCGAGTTCTGGTCGACGTCCGCCATCCGCGCCGCGCTGGAGAACGACGACCTCGCGGTGTGGCAGCGCATCGTCGTCGCCATCAAGCGCGACCCCTTCGGCCGCACCGCCCGTCAGGTCGAAGAGATTCTGGCCACGAGCAACCCGTACGGCATCTCCAAGGCGCTGGCCGAGGTGCTGGCCCGCGCCCGCACGCAGCTCGAAGCCAACGAATGCGCCGAGGTGGCCCGCCAGATCCGGCTGCTGATGGAGCGTTCCGGTCTCAGCGAGACCGAGTTCGCGTCCCGCATCGGCGTTGGCGCACAAGAACTTTCGGCCTACACCGCCGGCACCACCAGCCCGTCGGCCGCGCTGCTGGTGCGCATGCGCCGGCTCTCCGACCGGTTCGCCCGGATGCGTTCCGCCCGCTCGTAG